A window from Bordetella petrii encodes these proteins:
- a CDS encoding DMT family transporter yields MLFPLTAALIWSLNMVVTKMAASVIEPAAIGFYRWLLAALLLTPFVLPRVLRNRHAIAPHLGKLAVLGALGTALYQGLTYVAAATTTATNMGIITAMVPLLTIILGSLVLRERPAATAVLGGALSLAGLGVLLGEGDPLRLLEVGGNAGDALMGLAALAYAMYGVLLRRWPMPIGVWQSLYVQVLFGIALQLPTFLLAPASPLNADNIPLVLYAGIFPSLFAPYLWMQGVRHLGPNRTSIFLNLMPVATVAIAAFLLGEVPHAYHVAGGLVALAGVSLAQWRPRRAARPA; encoded by the coding sequence ATGTTGTTTCCGCTGACGGCGGCGCTGATCTGGTCCCTGAACATGGTGGTGACCAAAATGGCGGCCAGCGTCATCGAGCCGGCCGCCATCGGCTTCTACCGCTGGCTGCTGGCGGCGCTGCTGCTCACGCCGTTCGTCCTGCCGCGCGTGCTGCGCAACCGGCACGCCATCGCGCCGCACCTGGGCAAGCTGGCGGTGCTGGGTGCGCTGGGAACCGCCCTGTACCAGGGCCTGACCTACGTGGCGGCCGCCACCACTACCGCTACCAATATGGGCATCATCACCGCCATGGTGCCGCTGCTCACCATCATCCTGGGCAGCCTGGTGCTGCGCGAACGCCCCGCGGCTACGGCGGTGCTGGGCGGAGCCCTGTCGCTGGCCGGCCTGGGCGTGCTGCTGGGCGAGGGCGACCCGCTGCGCCTGCTCGAGGTCGGCGGCAACGCGGGCGACGCGCTGATGGGGCTGGCGGCGCTGGCCTATGCCATGTACGGCGTGCTGCTGCGCCGCTGGCCCATGCCGATAGGCGTCTGGCAGTCTTTGTACGTGCAGGTGCTGTTCGGCATTGCACTGCAGCTGCCCACGTTCCTGCTGGCGCCCGCCTCGCCGCTGAACGCCGACAATATTCCGCTGGTGCTGTACGCCGGCATCTTCCCGTCGCTGTTCGCGCCGTATCTGTGGATGCAGGGCGTGCGCCACCTGGGCCCCAACCGCACCAGCATTTTCCTGAACCTGATGCCGGTGGCCACGGTGGCCATCGCCGCCTTCCTGCTGGGCGAAGTGCCGCATGCCTACCATGTGGCGGGCGGCCTGGTGGCGCTGGCCGGCGTCAGCCTGGCCCAGTGGCGCCCGCGCCGGGCGGCGCGGCCCGCTTAG